TCGTCCCCGGTGTGCGCGTCATCGGGCGTGCGGAGGCCGACGCCCGGGTGGCCGAGCTGCTGGCCGACCACCCGGTGCTCGCCGCGGTGCGGCGGAACAACGTCCGCATCCTCCAGCTGGTGGACTACTTCCTGCTCGCCGAGTCCCGGTCGGTGGTGAGCATGGACAGCGACGTGGTCTTCCTCAACCGCCCGCGGCGGCTGATCGAATGGGCCGCCGCACCGGAGCGGGAGCGGCCCGCGTTCCTCTACTCGCCCGAGTTCGGCTGGGAGCCGCAGGGAGTGCACTGGATAGCCGACCACCTTCCGGGCGTGCCCCACGTGCGGTACATGTGCTGCGGGTTCTCCGCCGTGGACCGGATGCGCTTCTTCGACGCCGACTTCCTGGAGCGCACCCTGGCCGGACTGCCCCGCGAGATCAGCTTCGCGCCGCGCTACGTCACACAGATGTCGTACTCGCTGCTCGGCGGCCGGCCCGGCATCGTGTCGGAGAGTCTGGAGGAGCCCTACCGGTCGGGTCGTCTGGAGTGGCTCCCGGACCGGGAAGACCGTGTGATCTGCCACTACTTCGCCTCCCATGAACGTTCCACGGCACTGGACAACCTGACCGAGGAGGCACCGCTGCTCACCCGCGCGATCGGACTGCCCGCCGTCGGCTGAACGGAGCGGTGCGTGCCGCCGCCGGGGCGGCACGCACCGTGCTCACAGCGGCACTTCCCCACCGCCCGCCGCGGCGGACGCGTACGCGCACTCCACGATCCGGGCGGTCTCGAAGATCTCCGTCGCCGGCCGGTGCCAGGACGAGGGATCGGCGAGCACCTGGCGGAACTCGCGGTACATCGGCGGGAACCACTCCAGATGGGTCTGGTCCTTGCTCGGGGAGACCAGGCTCCGCCGATGGGTGCTCCCGTCCGCGACGCCCTCGACCACTCCGTCGTCGATGCGCAGCCATCCGCCGGACCCGTGCACCGCGTAGTGGTTGGAGCGCACGCCGCTGACCCAGCTCAGCTCGATGTCGCAGTGCGCGTCGCCGAAGTCCAGCCGCACCCGGGCCTCCTCGTCGACCGCCAGCGGGTCATCGCCGGCCCGGCCGACCGTGCAGGAGACTCCCTTGGGCGGCCTGCCGAACAGCCGCAGCGCCATGTACACGCAGTGCGTGCCGTGGTCCAGCAGGATTCCGCCGCCGGCCAGTTCGCGGGAACGGCGCCAGTCCGGCGCGAACCCCACGACACCGCGTGCGTGGCGGTCGCGCAGGATGCGGAAGACCGCCGACTCCAGCCGGCCGATCCCCGCCCCCTCCACCGCGGCCGACAGCTCATGCATCACCGGTGAGGTCCCGTAGTTGTGGAACGGGAAGAGCAGCCGCCCGCGCGAACGCGCCAGCTCCACCAGGCCGCGCGCCTCCTCACCGGTGACCGCGACCGGCTTCTCGCAGATGACATGGACGCCCGCGGTGAGCGCCGCCCTGGTCTGCGGTACGTGGAACACGGGCGGGCTGCAGATGTCCACCACGTCCAGCGAGGCACCGGCCGGTGAGGCGAGCAGCTCCTCCAGCGAGACGAACACCTCCCCGCCGTCGAGCAGTTGCGCCGCCCGCGCCCTGCTCTCCGCGCCCGGTTCCACCACGGCGACGACGTCCGCGCCGACGACCGAGCGGTAGCCGGCGAGCCGTGCGCCCCCGGAGGTGCCGAAACCCGAAAGGGCCACCTTCAACGACTCGTTCACTTCGCACCTCCCGTCGCCGGCACCGGCGGCCGTGCGCCGCCCGCGTCCACCAGCCGCGCGTGCACCGCGGGCGCGGCGGCGATCAGGTCACCGTCCGCCGGATCGAAGGGCGTACCGCCCCAGCCCGTCACCACCCCACCGGCCTCCTGGACGAGCAGCGCACCGGGAGCGGTGTCCCACACCTCGATACCGAATTCGAGATAGCCGTCGTAGGCGCCGCATGCCGTGCGGCACAGTCCGACCGAGGCACTGCCCGGCTCGCGGATCTCGAATCCGCCCCGCAGCAGACTGTCGGCGACCGAGCGCTGCGCCTCGCGCACCACCCCGGCCGTACCGAAGCCCGTACCGGTCAGCGAACGCCCCGGGACCTCCCGCGCCACGGCTATGCGCTGCCCGTCCCGGTAGGCGCCCCGCCCGGCGAGCGCGGTGAACCGCGCTCCGGACTCGGGCAGTACGACGCAGGACAGGGTCGTACGCCCCTCCTCGATCAGCGCGAGGGCGACCGCGTAGTCCGGCAGCCCGCGCAGGTAGTTGGTGGTGCCGTCCAGCGGGTCGACGATCCAGTGCGGCGCGCCCGGGACGAGGTCGGCTCCGGCCTCCTCCGAGACGATGCCGAACCCCGGGGTGCGCTCGCGCAGCACGCGGAGCACCAGCCGTTCGGCGGCGGTGTCGGCGTCGCTGACCAGCGAGTCGTTCTCCTTGGTCGCCACCGCGTGGGTGCGACCACGCCTCCGCAGCAGCTCGTCGGCCGCCCCGGCGGCCGCCTCCTCGGCGACCGCCAGCAGGGCGGACGGGTCGAGTGCGCCGCTCATCGGTCCTCCCCCAGGGAGTCGAGGACCTCACAGATGATCCCCACCGCGGTATCGGCCTGCTGCCGTCCGATCGACAGGGGCGGATAGAGCCGGAGGGTGTTGCCGCCGAGCATGACGAGCACCCCGGCCTCCATCAGCTGGAGATAGACGCGCTGCACCAGGCTCTTGGGCGCCGGCTCGCGCGTCTGCTTGTCGACCACCAGCTCGATCCCGATGGCCAGGCCCATACCGCGCACATCACCGACGAGCGGGGCGGTCTCGGCCAGCGGCCGCAACGCGGCGAGCATCTCCCGTCCGCGCTCGGCGGCGTTCTCCACCAGCTTGTCCTGCACCAGGATGCTCGTGGTCGTGCCCACCGCGCGGCACGCCATGGGGAAGGCGCCGAAACTGGAGGAACTGGCGCTCGGCTCGGAGAAGGGCTCGGCCGCCATCGTCCGCGCGGAGGCGATGACCCCGGTCACCGGGTAGCCGCCTCCCATGCCCTTGCCCACGGTCAGCACGTCGGGCCGGACGTCCTCGTGCTGGTAGGCGAACGGGGCCCCGGTCCGGCCGAAGCCGGTCATCATCTCGTCCGAGATCAGCAGCGCGTCGAACTCCTCGGCCACCTCCGACAGCGCGGAGAGGTAGCCGGGCGGGGGCACGACGTTGCCGGAACGGCCCTGCACCGGCTCGACCACGATCGCGGCGAGCGCACCGGTGCTGTTCTCCTTGATGACCTTCCGGGCGTGGTCGACGCAGGCGAAGCCGCACTCGGGGGCCCGGAGTTTGAAGGGGCACCGGTAGCAGTTGGCGTACGGCGTGGAGAAGTAGCCCGGCGGCAGCGGTCCCAGTCCCGAGCGGGCGCCCGCCGTGAGCGCCAGCGAGCCCATCGTCTTGCCGTGGAAGCCGCCCCAGAAGGACAGGAACTCGTGTTTGCCGGTGACCGACTTGGCCAGCCGCAGAGCGGCCTCCACCGCCTCGGTGCCGCCGCTGTAGAGCTGGATGGTCTCCAGGTCGTCGGGCAGGAAATCCCGCAGGACGCGGGTCATCTCCAGCCGCGCGGGCGTCCCGAAGGCGCCCGCGGTGGCCCGGCCCAGCTCCTGCGCCATCGCCGCGACGAAGCGGGGTTCGGCATGGCCCAGGGAGTTGACGCCGCCTGCTCCCTGGAAGTCGAGGATGCGATTGCCGTCGACGTCCGTCAGTTCGGCGCCGTCGGCGGACTCCACACAGAGCCGGGAGAGCAGCATGACCGCCTGCAGCCCCGGGCCGATGACCTCCTGCTCCTCGGCCCAGTGGCGCTCGGTGACCGTACGCGGATGGCGCATGCCCCAGCCGTGGTCGACGCCCGGCCGCCCGACGGCGCCCGCGTGCGGTGCGGGCGCGGAAGCCCTGGTGGTGGAGGCGGGGGGTGTGGTGCCGCTCATGAACGCGCCTCCAGGGCCTCGCGCGTCCAGCCCTCGGCCACCAACGCCTCGAACCCGCTGCGGGCGGCCTCCAGCGCCTGGTCGATGTCGGCCTCGGTCGTGGCCGCGGAGACGAACCAGTGGTGGTTGGGGTGGAAGAAGACTCCCTCGGCTATGGTCGCGGCGTAGAACACGCGCTTCGCACGCTGGTTGTCGTCTTCGCCGCCCATCGCGAAGTCCAGGAACGGCATGGGCGGGTGGCCCACCACCTCCACCGGGGTACCGCTCTTGACGGTCAGCTCACGCAGCCCGTTCTGGAGCCGCTCGCCCAGCCGCCAGATGTGCGCGAGATGGTCCCCGGACCGCAGTTTGCGGACCGTGGCCAGCGCCGCGGCCATGGCATCGGCGTTGGAGTAGTAAGTGGAGGAGATGTGCACCTTCTCCAGCGTGCGCAGCACGTCGGCGCGACCCGTCAGGGCCGACACGGCGTACCCGTTGGCGAACGCCTTGGAGAGCGTCACCAGGTCCGCGGTCACACCGTAGTGCTCCTGCGCGCCGCCGAGCGCCAGCCGGAAGGCCGAGCGGATCTCGTCGAAGACCAGCAACGCCCCGTACTCGCGGGTGAGTTCGCGTACGCCTTCCAGGAAGCCGGGCTCGGGCGCCTCGACCATGAAAGGCATCATCACCACGCAGGCGATGCTGTCCGGATGACGCTCGAAGAGCGCCCGCAGCGAGTCCAGGTCGTTGTAGGTGAAGGTGTCGACCAGTTCGCGACTGGCGGCCGGGACACCTGTGTCCCACTGGGCGCACCAGTCGTGCCAGCCGTTGTAGCCCCAGCGCACCACCCGGTCGCGGCCGGTGAACGCGCGGGACAGCCGCACCGCCGCGCCGGTCGCGTCCGAACCGGTCTTGAGCAGCATGCCCATCTCGGCACCCGGGATGATCTCCAGGAGTTCCTCGACGAGTTCGGTCTGCACGGGCTTCATCAGGCCCACCGCGAAGCCGCGCCGGATCTCCCGGACCACGGCGTCGTCCACGTCCGGATCGGCGTGGCCGAGGATGACCGTGCCGTAGGAGAGGAAGAAGTCGAGATACTTGTTGCCGTCCACGTCCCAGAAGTGGGCGCCTGCCGCTCGTTCGGCGAAGACGGGGTAGTGCCCCTCGACCATCTGGTCGGAGGCGATGACGTTCTTTCTCTTGGCTGCCAGAGCATCGATCTGCTCGGCCTTGCGGTCGAGTTCGAAGGACCGGTCCAAACGCACGTGATCTTCCTTTCACCAGGCAGACCGCGGTTCCCCGACGCCGCAGGGCGAAGGGCGAACTGCGGATGAGGAAGCGCGGACGAGCAGGCCGTACGCCGAAATGGGCGGTGCTAGCGCGGCCTGGAGGACCGGGCGACCTCCAGCAGCGCGTGCGAGCGCTCCCGGATGCCGGACAGGTCCCCGCCCCGCAGGGAGTCGCCGATCAGCGGCCTGCCGAGAGCCGCCGCGTGCGCCCCCGCAGCGAAGTAGTCCGCCAGGTCGTCGGCGGTGATGCCCCCGGTCGGCACGATCGGGATGTCGGGGAACGCCATGGTGAGCGAGGCGAGGTAGGCCGGTCCGCCCATGCGGGCGGGGAAGAGCTTGACCAGCGCCGCGCCGAGCCGGTGCGCCTCCATCACCTCCGTGGTGGTGAACGCCCCGCAAACCACCGGGACCCCCAGTTCGCCCGCCGCGGCGAGGACCTCGGGGATGACTCCCGGGGTGAGCAGGTAGTGCGCCCCCGCGTCGACCGCGCGCTTCACGGTGTCGGCGTCCCGGACGGTGCCGGCGCCCACCAGCGTGGCCCCGGTGGCGACACTCTCGCTGAGCGTGCGCAGCGCGTTCGGCGAGGTGAGCGTGATCTCCACGGCACGGATGCCGGCCTTGCCCAGCTCCTCCGTCACCGTGGGCACGGCGGGCGCCTCGGGCTCGGTGATCATGGCGATCAGCGGATCGGCGGACAGCTGCCGCGCGAGATCGGCGGGGGTGAGCCGCGAGCCGCTCATACCTGCTTCTCCAGCACCAGGATCTGCCGGCGGGTCTGCCGCACGACCGGCGCCTCGGGATCGGGCAGCGCGCGCAACTGCCTCACCAGCGGCTCGACCTTCTCCTCGTAGACGGAGTCGTCGACGGCCCACAGGTGGTAGAGCATCCGCTGCTCCAGCCCGGAGGCGATCGTCTCGGGGCTGTGCTCGTGCGTGGCCGCCTCCAGCTCTCCGACCTCCACCGCCTTGAACCCGACCGACTCGGCCAGCGGCACGATCCGGTCGGCGCGATCGTCGGCCTCGGCGGTGCGGGACTGGATCGTCTCCATGATCTGGCTGACCGGGTGGTCGTCGAAGAGGATCATCCCCGGGATGACGACGTACCGTCCGCCGGGCTTGAGAACCCGGTGCACCTCCGAGAGGCCCTTGCGCAGATCGCCGACGACATGCGTGACCCAGACGCTGTAGGCCTGGCTGAACGTCTCGTCGGGGAAGGGGAGGTCCTCCAGCGAAGCGGCGGCTGCCACCTGGCCGATCCGGCCGACCGCCTTGGTCAGCATGGAGTGGGAGAGGTCGATCCCCACCACCGGGTAGCCCTGCTCGTGGAGCGCCAGTGCGACCACGCCGGTTCCCATGCCCGCGTCCAGGATGAGTTCGCCCTTGGAGGTGCGGGAGGCCACGGCGGGGGCGATTCTCCGACCCCGGGCCTCGCCGCCCCGGGTGCTGTCGTAGAAATCCGCCGCCGGTGAGAAATTGACCGAGGATTGCATATCCACCTGTCTCCATCCACTTGTCGTCAGTGCGGGGAACGAACTGCGTGAAGGGCGGGCAGTCTCCTGCCACGGCCTCAGGGCGAGCAGAGCGGTTGAGGGGCCGCCACACCGCCGGCGCGGCTGCGCGCAGCCCCTGGCGCGGGGCGCCCGGGTGGGGTTCCGGTACGCGACCGGCCGGCGGCCCGCTCCCGCCGGGGCACACCGCGGGGCGGCCCGGTGCGGGAGTCGGGACGGACCGGCGTCAGCCGCCGTGCCGCAGGATGGGGCCGCCGTCCTCCCTGCGGACGGCGATCACGGCGGCCCTGGGCTGGGAGTCCGCGCCGTCGGGCCAGTGGGAGGCGGGGTTGCTCGGGGTGGCGCCGGGGAGTTCACCCGGATGCTGGACCGAGACCAGGACGTAGTCCTCGCCGACCACCGGACCGCAGCACTCCGCGCCCGCCGGGATGGTGAGGAATCGCTGCACCCTGCCGCGCTCGGGGCCGCTGAGCGGCACCATGTAGAGGCCGTCGTTGACGCCGCCCCGGCCGCCCGAGTCGGTCGCGATCCACAGGTTGCCGGCCGGGTCGAAGGCGAGGTTGTCGGGGCAGGAGATCGCGCTGACCCGCGACTTGTCGTAGCCGGCGTAGTAGCTGCTAGGCGAGTCGGGGTCGCCGCAGACCAGCATCAGACGCCAGACGAAGCGCTCCGCTGTCGGGTCGTCCCCGCGCTCGCACAGCTCCAGTACGTGGCCGTCGCGGTTGTCCTTGCGCGGGTTCGCCTCGTCGGGGCCCGGCAGGCCGGCAGCGCCGCGGTAGTCGTTGTTGGTCAGCGCGGCGTAGACCCGCCCCGTGCGAGGGTCGGCCTCGACGTCCTCCGGTCGGTCCATCCGGGTCGCGCCCGCGCGGTCGGCCGCGAGCCGGGTGAAGACGTAGACCTCGTCGGCGCTCATTCCGGGGACGAAGCTGCGGTCGTCGTGGGCGAGTGGCAGCCACTTTCCGGTGCCGTCGAACTCGCCGTCACCGGGCGGCTTTCCCGTGCCGTCGATCTCCTCGGCAGGGCTGTCGCCGGTGAAACGGGCCGCGTAGAGGGTGCCGGAGTCCAGCAGCCGCATGTTGTGCCGCCGGGCGGACCAGCTGTCGCCCCGGCGCATCCGCCCGTCCGAGACGAACTTGTAGATGTACTCGAAACGTTCGTCGTCGCCCATGTAGGCGACCACGCGGCCGTCGGCGGCGACGCTGATCGTCGCGCCCTCGTGCTTGAAGCGTCCGAGCGCGGTGTGTTTGACCGGCACCGAATCCGGGTCGGAGGGGTCGACCTCGACGATCCAGCCGAACCGGTGTGCCTCGTGCGGCTCCTTGCCGAGGTCGAACCTCCGGTCGTACTTCTCCCAGGCTCGCAGCGAGGGCCCCTCAGCGAAGCCATAGCGCTTCAGGCCCTCTTTGACCAGCGGGTCCGTCGGCTTCTCCGCTCGGGCGAACGGCATGTGCACGTTCTCCTCGCCGGAGAGCACGGTGCCCCAGGGGGTCGTGCCGCCCGCGCAGTTGGCCATGGTGCCGAGCACTCTGCGGCCGGTCGGGTCGGCCTCGGTGCGCAGCAGCGGCGACCCCGCCGCCGGGCCGCGCACCTCGAAGGGGGTGTGCAGGGTGATACGGCGGTTCCACCGGGAGGAGGACCGGGCCCTGAGCCGGCCCCCGGCACGCCTGCGTTCCACCAGCACCACGGACATTCCGTACGCCGCCCAGGAGGTACGGACATGCTCCTCGGACGGTCCCTCGGGGTTCCAGTCGGGGAACATCAGCAGCTCGTTGACGTACTCGTGGTTGCTCACCATGAGCCACCGGTCGTCGGAGCGCAGCGGGACGAGCGCGCAGTAGTCGTTGTTCGGACCGAACTGGCCTGACTGCGCTGCCTCGCTCTGGTTGCCGAAGTCGAAGTCCGGGGCCCCGGCGAGCACCGGGTCGCCCCAGCGGAGGAGCACGTCGTACGTGAAGCCATCGGGGACGGTGACGCGGTCACCGCTGTCCGGCGGGACCGCGGGGAAAGCGGGGGGCTCTCCAGCAGGCGATCCGGCGGGAGTCTTCCCGGAGGCGCTCCTGGCCGCGGCGGTCGACGTGGTGGAGGCGATGAGCGGAGCGGAGAGCGCGACGGCTCCGGCCCCGAGCAGGTTTCTGCGGGAGATGGATTCGCGCAGTACGCTGCCGAAATAGCGGTTCCCCGAGGTATTGGGCGCGTGTCCGGCACAGGCATTGCCGCATCGGAATAAACAGGTCTCCGGTGCGCGACCGGTATGCCGACCGCCCAGGAGTAAAGGTAATCGTCGCACCGACACGCCAACCGCCTTTCGGATTGCACACGTGAACCGAACGTCAGTATGCATGAGAACAAGGCAAGTGGCAATCAAGTGCCTGAGCTGCGCTTTTTTGCGGAAAGCGCAGTTGAAGACGTGCCCTTGGGCGAGAAGCTTCCCCATAATCATGGGTGTGACACAGGGGTCGGTCACGGTGGCTGAATCTGCCTACTTGAATCCTGGAAGTGGGCTAATTCTGATCTTTATATCCGGCGTTCGGGACAACCTGTCCCGCTCGGGTGCCGGCCCGCGGCCCCGGGGCCCGCTTTTCGGTCACCGTGGTGTCCTGGCGGCCACGAATTCGGCTCTGACCTGCTGCTTTCCGGCCGGGGTGGCGCTGCGGGAGAGCGTGACGGACGCGGCGCGCGCCTCGGCGGAACCTCGGGGCGGATGCCGTGGGTATTCGTGGCGCGTGAATATCCGCCGGAACTCCTGTGCGCGTGCAGTGTGAACTCCGCTTCCGCAGCCAATAGGCCGAGCCCTGGCGGACGTCTAGCGGAATCTCGCGTTCCGAACATGGCGGTCCGCGGTCGTCCTGCTTCTCGGGGATGGGCAGATATCCCGGCGGCGTGGAGAATGCCGCCGAGCGAAGCGCGGTGTGGCACCCGGGCCGCGTTCTGCGTCCAGACTCGACGGTCCGATGCGCGTAGTCAGCGAAATGAGAGCCCGTATGTTCACCACCCGGCCCACCCTCCAAGGCACCTTCGGCATGGTGTCCTCCACCCACTGGCTGGCCTCCCAGTCCGCGATGGCGGTCCTGGAGGAGGGCGGCAACGCCTACGACGCCGCCGTCGCCGCCGGATTCGTCCTCCACGTCGTCGAGCCGCATCTCAACGGCCCGGCCGGCGAGGTCCCGATGATCCTGGCAGGCGCGGACGGGGAGGTGAGCGTCCTGTGCGGGCAGGGCCCTGCCCCCGCCGCGGCCACCGTCGCCCACTACCGCTCCCTCGGTCTGGGTCTCGTCCCCGGCACCGGGCCGCTGGCCGCCGCCGTCCCCGGCGCTTTCGACGCCTGGATGCTGCTCCTGCGCGACTACGGCACCAAGGACCTGGCCGAGGTGCTGCGCCATGCGATCGAATACGCCGAGAGCGGCCACGCCCCCGTCGAGCGGGTCGGCGAGACCGTGGAGGCCGTGCGCGGACTCTTCGAGACCGAGTGGACCACCTCCGCCGCTGTCTACCTCCCCGGCGGCCGCTCCCCGCGCCCCGGCGAACTGTTCCGCAACCCCGCCCTGGCCGCGACCTGGCGACGTCTGATCGCCGAGTCGGCACAGAGCGGGGGAGCGGACCGCACCTCCCGGATCGAGGCCGCCCGCAGGATCTGGCGCGAAGGGTTCGTCGCCGAGGCCCTCGTACGGCAGGCGGCGGTCCCCACCCCGGACACCAGCGGCGAGCGGCACACCGGCACGCTCACCGCCGCCGACCTGGCCGGCTGGTCCGCGTCGTACGAAGCCCCCGCCACGTACGACTGGAACGGCTGGACGCTGGCCAAGGCGGGCGGCTGGAGCCAGGGGCCCGCCTTCCTCCAGCAGATGGCGCTGCTCCCGGACGAGCTGCCGGCGCACGGCTCCGCCGACTACGTCCACCTGCTCGTCGAGGGCTGCAAGCTCGCCATGGCCGACCGTGAGGCCTGGTACGGGGACGCCGCCGACGTGCCCCTGGGAGACCTGCTCTCCGACTCGTACAACAACCACCGCCGCGCGCTGATCACGGACACCGCGTCCACCGAACTGCGTCCCGGCAGCCCCGGCGGCCGTACCCCGCTTCTCTCCGCCCATGTCCGCGCGGTCGCCGCCGGGAAGCCGGGCGCGGACGGCCCAGGCTCCC
This sequence is a window from Streptomyces parvus. Protein-coding genes within it:
- a CDS encoding Gfo/Idh/MocA family protein, which codes for MNESLKVALSGFGTSGGARLAGYRSVVGADVVAVVEPGAESRARAAQLLDGGEVFVSLEELLASPAGASLDVVDICSPPVFHVPQTRAALTAGVHVICEKPVAVTGEEARGLVELARSRGRLLFPFHNYGTSPVMHELSAAVEGAGIGRLESAVFRILRDRHARGVVGFAPDWRRSRELAGGGILLDHGTHCVYMALRLFGRPPKGVSCTVGRAGDDPLAVDEEARVRLDFGDAHCDIELSWVSGVRSNHYAVHGSGGWLRIDDGVVEGVADGSTHRRSLVSPSKDQTHLEWFPPMYREFRQVLADPSSWHRPATEIFETARIVECAYASAAAGGGEVPL
- a CDS encoding inositol monophosphatase — encoded protein: MSGALDPSALLAVAEEAAAGAADELLRRRGRTHAVATKENDSLVSDADTAAERLVLRVLRERTPGFGIVSEEAGADLVPGAPHWIVDPLDGTTNYLRGLPDYAVALALIEEGRTTLSCVVLPESGARFTALAGRGAYRDGQRIAVAREVPGRSLTGTGFGTAGVVREAQRSVADSLLRGGFEIREPGSASVGLCRTACGAYDGYLEFGIEVWDTAPGALLVQEAGGVVTGWGGTPFDPADGDLIAAAPAVHARLVDAGGARPPVPATGGAK
- a CDS encoding aspartate aminotransferase family protein encodes the protein MSGTTPPASTTRASAPAPHAGAVGRPGVDHGWGMRHPRTVTERHWAEEQEVIGPGLQAVMLLSRLCVESADGAELTDVDGNRILDFQGAGGVNSLGHAEPRFVAAMAQELGRATAGAFGTPARLEMTRVLRDFLPDDLETIQLYSGGTEAVEAALRLAKSVTGKHEFLSFWGGFHGKTMGSLALTAGARSGLGPLPPGYFSTPYANCYRCPFKLRAPECGFACVDHARKVIKENSTGALAAIVVEPVQGRSGNVVPPPGYLSALSEVAEEFDALLISDEMMTGFGRTGAPFAYQHEDVRPDVLTVGKGMGGGYPVTGVIASARTMAAEPFSEPSASSSSFGAFPMACRAVGTTTSILVQDKLVENAAERGREMLAALRPLAETAPLVGDVRGMGLAIGIELVVDKQTREPAPKSLVQRVYLQLMEAGVLVMLGGNTLRLYPPLSIGRQQADTAVGIICEVLDSLGEDR
- a CDS encoding aspartate aminotransferase family protein, translated to MRLDRSFELDRKAEQIDALAAKRKNVIASDQMVEGHYPVFAERAAGAHFWDVDGNKYLDFFLSYGTVILGHADPDVDDAVVREIRRGFAVGLMKPVQTELVEELLEIIPGAEMGMLLKTGSDATGAAVRLSRAFTGRDRVVRWGYNGWHDWCAQWDTGVPAASRELVDTFTYNDLDSLRALFERHPDSIACVVMMPFMVEAPEPGFLEGVRELTREYGALLVFDEIRSAFRLALGGAQEHYGVTADLVTLSKAFANGYAVSALTGRADVLRTLEKVHISSTYYSNADAMAAALATVRKLRSGDHLAHIWRLGERLQNGLRELTVKSGTPVEVVGHPPMPFLDFAMGGEDDNQRAKRVFYAATIAEGVFFHPNHHWFVSAATTEADIDQALEAARSGFEALVAEGWTREALEARS
- a CDS encoding bifunctional 4-hydroxy-2-oxoglutarate aldolase/2-dehydro-3-deoxy-phosphogluconate aldolase encodes the protein MSGSRLTPADLARQLSADPLIAMITEPEAPAVPTVTEELGKAGIRAVEITLTSPNALRTLSESVATGATLVGAGTVRDADTVKRAVDAGAHYLLTPGVIPEVLAAAGELGVPVVCGAFTTTEVMEAHRLGAALVKLFPARMGGPAYLASLTMAFPDIPIVPTGGITADDLADYFAAGAHAAALGRPLIGDSLRGGDLSGIRERSHALLEVARSSRPR
- a CDS encoding class I SAM-dependent methyltransferase; protein product: MQSSVNFSPAADFYDSTRGGEARGRRIAPAVASRTSKGELILDAGMGTGVVALALHEQGYPVVGIDLSHSMLTKAVGRIGQVAAAASLEDLPFPDETFSQAYSVWVTHVVGDLRKGLSEVHRVLKPGGRYVVIPGMILFDDHPVSQIMETIQSRTAEADDRADRIVPLAESVGFKAVEVGELEAATHEHSPETIASGLEQRMLYHLWAVDDSVYEEKVEPLVRQLRALPDPEAPVVRQTRRQILVLEKQV
- a CDS encoding gamma-glutamyltransferase family protein, which gives rise to MFTTRPTLQGTFGMVSSTHWLASQSAMAVLEEGGNAYDAAVAAGFVLHVVEPHLNGPAGEVPMILAGADGEVSVLCGQGPAPAAATVAHYRSLGLGLVPGTGPLAAAVPGAFDAWMLLLRDYGTKDLAEVLRHAIEYAESGHAPVERVGETVEAVRGLFETEWTTSAAVYLPGGRSPRPGELFRNPALAATWRRLIAESAQSGGADRTSRIEAARRIWREGFVAEALVRQAAVPTPDTSGERHTGTLTAADLAGWSASYEAPATYDWNGWTLAKAGGWSQGPAFLQQMALLPDELPAHGSADYVHLLVEGCKLAMADREAWYGDAADVPLGDLLSDSYNNHRRALITDTASTELRPGSPGGRTPLLSAHVRAVAAGKPGADGPGSLPAPGAGEPTMARGARPGADELVGPDGATRGDTCHLDVVDRWGNMVSATPSGGWLQSNPVVPELGFPLGTRLQMAWLDEGLPNSLTPGRRPRTTLTPSLALRDGVPVMAFGTPGGDQQDQWQVHFFLAVARRAPVRGGLDLQGAIDEPNWHNDSFPGSFHPRAMHPGSVTVEGRMDPGVVAELRRRGHDVTVGEPWSEGRLCAVARDPETGILSAAANPRGMQGYAVGR